A single Actinomadura algeriensis DNA region contains:
- a CDS encoding DUF418 domain-containing protein yields MTSTKEAEAVAAPVRPDRRITELDALRGFALCGIIFINIPQTLEMFDYAGQLPDVLRVFFLGRFYPIFYLLFGLGFGIFLRSARRRVARPRVLLLRRFAALGVVGGLLHLIQPGEVLLPFAVTGVLVLIPCSYLKGRALTATGGVLTVLGVLAGVGGLGLLPGLFVLGFALAELDVHTGLARLTRPLLATGLGAAVTGTLAWVLIAMELPDLTQIRLGLMFSLSMATGYLTLFLLALRTPAGPALSWALSPMGRTALTNYVTAALVFVPLGGALGLRNSTDWTTAALLGLGILLAQAVFSNLWLRAFRYGPLEWAWRCVTYRRWLPIRGRGELGTA; encoded by the coding sequence ATGACCTCGACCAAGGAAGCGGAGGCCGTGGCCGCGCCGGTCCGTCCGGACCGGCGGATCACCGAGCTCGACGCCCTGCGCGGCTTCGCCCTCTGCGGGATCATCTTCATCAACATCCCGCAGACGCTGGAGATGTTCGACTACGCCGGACAACTGCCCGACGTCCTGCGCGTGTTCTTCCTGGGCCGCTTCTATCCGATCTTCTACCTGCTGTTCGGCCTCGGGTTCGGGATCTTCCTGCGGTCGGCCCGTCGGCGGGTGGCGCGTCCCCGCGTACTGCTCCTGCGGCGGTTCGCCGCGCTGGGGGTCGTGGGCGGCCTGCTCCACCTGATCCAGCCCGGCGAGGTCCTGCTGCCCTTCGCCGTGACCGGAGTGCTGGTCCTCATCCCCTGCAGCTACCTGAAGGGACGAGCGCTCACCGCGACCGGCGGTGTGCTGACCGTCCTCGGGGTCCTGGCGGGCGTCGGCGGCCTCGGACTCCTGCCGGGGCTGTTCGTGCTGGGGTTCGCGCTCGCGGAACTGGACGTCCACACCGGCCTGGCGCGACTGACACGCCCCCTCCTCGCGACCGGGCTCGGCGCGGCCGTCACCGGAACGCTGGCCTGGGTGCTGATCGCGATGGAACTGCCCGACCTCACCCAGATCCGCCTCGGCCTGATGTTCTCCCTGTCGATGGCCACCGGCTACCTCACGCTCTTCCTCCTGGCGCTCCGCACCCCGGCCGGGCCCGCGCTGTCGTGGGCGCTGAGCCCCATGGGACGGACGGCCCTGACCAACTACGTCACCGCGGCGCTGGTGTTCGTCCCGCTGGGAGGGGCGCTGGGCCTGCGGAACTCCACGGACTGGACGACGGCCGCGCTGCTCGGCCTCGGGATCCTGCTCGCGCAGGCGGTGTTCAGTAACCTGTGGCTGCGGGCGTTCCGCTACGGCCCGCTGGAATGGGCATGGCGCTGCGTCACCTACCGGCGGTGGCTTCCGATCCGCGGCCGGGGAGAGCTCGGGACGGCATGA
- a CDS encoding serine/threonine-protein kinase, which translates to MSEWAVSGYTEVRELGAGAQGRVVLARHDESGTPVAIKYLFGSPDEADRERLRHEARMLGQADSPHVARLYRLVEGPDGAALIMEAIDGVSLKEILEREGALGPEASLAVLKGSLLGLSAAHALGVVHRDYKPANVVVPADGLSRLVDFGIATPAGQEAGGAGTPYYMAPEQWDRHTATPATDVYAATCVFVECATGRRPFTGNRAALMLAHRTGEIPVDTVPGPLRPLVARGMAKTPEERPAGASAFIEELEAVAVEAYGPDWEHTGVRALAAAAAALAALFPVAAALLPGAAAPGTGGAVAHGGQGAAAHSGQGATAATKGGGLKVALGIGAAACGTAAVIGAGTVVATQQDDEPERTRAAATPTRTAAIVPVRGCSRMVPNSNDPDGMSPQPEAPPAATVRLPPVVDLPDGAAVYYIGGGHLIGPANVECDGQVGASSGLHRIGDPLAGGGVYESFNWADFSVGAMHCRYFPDTGPATEHRASVPQCDADVPKRQELSGVGMRAAMTSGVAMGTDAPPSPYVAVSLAVLPGPEDPFKVIDCVMPWERRDLCGAALTYWLVRETTDAEPTEESLRRASTQIAAFVETIRR; encoded by the coding sequence GTGTCCGAGTGGGCGGTCAGTGGCTATACCGAGGTTCGGGAGCTCGGCGCGGGGGCGCAGGGACGGGTCGTCCTGGCCCGGCACGACGAGTCCGGCACACCGGTGGCGATCAAGTACCTGTTCGGCAGCCCGGACGAGGCCGACCGCGAACGGCTGCGGCACGAGGCCCGGATGCTCGGTCAGGCGGACAGCCCGCACGTCGCCCGCCTCTACCGACTCGTCGAGGGACCGGACGGCGCCGCGCTCATCATGGAGGCGATCGACGGCGTCTCCCTCAAGGAGATCCTCGAACGCGAAGGGGCGCTCGGCCCCGAAGCGTCCCTCGCCGTCCTCAAGGGGTCCCTCCTCGGGCTCTCCGCCGCCCACGCCCTCGGCGTCGTCCATCGTGACTACAAGCCCGCGAACGTGGTCGTGCCCGCCGACGGCCTGAGCCGTCTCGTCGACTTCGGCATCGCGACCCCTGCCGGGCAGGAGGCGGGCGGCGCGGGCACCCCGTACTACATGGCGCCCGAACAGTGGGACCGTCACACCGCGACCCCCGCCACCGACGTGTACGCGGCGACCTGCGTGTTCGTCGAGTGCGCCACCGGACGACGCCCGTTCACCGGCAACCGCGCCGCCCTCATGCTCGCCCACCGCACGGGCGAGATCCCGGTCGACACCGTCCCCGGCCCCCTCCGCCCCCTCGTCGCCCGCGGCATGGCGAAGACCCCCGAAGAGCGCCCGGCGGGCGCGTCCGCCTTCATCGAGGAACTCGAGGCCGTCGCCGTCGAGGCGTACGGCCCCGACTGGGAGCACACGGGCGTCCGGGCCCTGGCCGCGGCCGCCGCCGCGCTGGCCGCCCTCTTCCCCGTGGCGGCCGCCCTCCTCCCCGGCGCCGCCGCGCCGGGCACCGGCGGCGCGGTCGCCCACGGCGGTCAGGGAGCGGCCGCCCATAGCGGACAGGGAGCGACCGCCGCGACGAAGGGCGGCGGTCTCAAGGTGGCGCTCGGGATCGGCGCGGCCGCATGCGGGACGGCGGCCGTGATCGGCGCCGGGACGGTGGTCGCGACCCAGCAGGACGACGAGCCCGAACGGACGAGGGCGGCGGCGACCCCCACGCGGACGGCCGCCATCGTGCCGGTGCGGGGCTGCAGCCGGATGGTGCCGAACTCCAACGACCCCGACGGGATGTCGCCGCAGCCCGAAGCCCCGCCCGCGGCGACCGTCCGGCTCCCGCCGGTCGTGGACCTGCCGGACGGCGCGGCCGTCTACTACATCGGCGGCGGGCACCTGATCGGCCCCGCGAACGTCGAGTGCGACGGCCAGGTGGGCGCGTCGAGCGGCCTGCACCGGATCGGCGACCCCCTCGCGGGCGGCGGCGTCTACGAGTCGTTCAACTGGGCGGACTTCTCGGTCGGGGCCATGCACTGCCGGTACTTCCCCGACACCGGACCCGCGACGGAGCACCGCGCGTCCGTCCCGCAGTGCGACGCCGACGTGCCGAAGCGCCAGGAGTTGAGCGGCGTCGGGATGAGGGCCGCGATGACGTCCGGAGTCGCCATGGGCACGGACGCGCCCCCGTCCCCCTACGTGGCGGTCTCCCTGGCGGTGCTGCCCGGACCCGAGGACCCCTTCAAGGTGATCGACTGCGTCATGCCGTGGGAACGCCGCGACCTCTGCGGCGCGGCCCTCACCTACTGGCTCGTCCGCGAAACGACCGACGCCGAACCTACCGAGGAGTCCCTCCGGCGAGCCTCCACCCAGATCGCCGCCTTCGTGGAGACGATCCGCCGCTAG
- a CDS encoding LysR substrate-binding domain-containing protein, producing MLDLERLRALHSVATYGSVSAAADVLHVTTSAVSQQLAKLERETGQKLLERNGRGVRLTDAAELLVTHAERILSLVEQAQADLEAHRGSVVGQLTLAAFPTAARGLLPGALRRLRADHPDLSVLLREEDPLHSMPLVLRGDLDMAVVQDWNNEPLPIPDGLQKAAICDDVADVALPAEHPLAGRDSVDLKELAGDPWISSSPDSICCDWLLRTLRAVDSEPRIVHMAYEFATQLALVGAGLGTAILPRMGRCDVPPGVAIVPLAAPLYRRVYAVWREKAARRPAIRAALQCLLAAPSASGR from the coding sequence ATGCTCGATCTGGAACGGCTGCGCGCCCTGCACTCCGTGGCGACCTACGGTTCGGTCAGCGCCGCCGCCGACGTCCTGCACGTCACCACGTCCGCCGTCTCCCAGCAGCTCGCCAAACTCGAACGCGAGACCGGCCAGAAACTCCTCGAGCGCAACGGCCGCGGCGTCCGCCTCACCGACGCCGCCGAACTCCTCGTCACGCACGCCGAACGCATCCTGTCCCTCGTCGAGCAGGCCCAGGCCGACCTCGAAGCCCACCGCGGCTCCGTCGTCGGCCAGCTCACCCTCGCAGCCTTCCCCACCGCCGCCCGCGGGCTCCTCCCGGGCGCCTTGCGCCGCCTCCGCGCCGACCACCCCGACCTGAGCGTCCTGCTCCGCGAAGAGGACCCCCTGCACAGCATGCCGCTCGTCCTGCGCGGAGACCTCGACATGGCCGTCGTCCAGGACTGGAACAACGAGCCCCTCCCGATCCCGGACGGCCTCCAGAAGGCCGCGATCTGCGACGACGTCGCCGACGTCGCGCTCCCCGCCGAGCACCCCCTCGCGGGCCGCGACTCCGTCGACCTCAAGGAACTCGCCGGCGACCCCTGGATCAGCTCCTCGCCCGACAGCATCTGCTGCGACTGGCTCCTGCGCACCCTCCGCGCCGTCGACAGCGAACCCCGGATCGTCCACATGGCCTACGAGTTCGCCACCCAGCTCGCCCTCGTCGGCGCCGGACTCGGCACCGCGATCCTCCCCCGCATGGGCCGCTGCGACGTCCCGCCCGGCGTCGCGATCGTCCCCCTCGCGGCCCCCCTCTACCGCCGCGTCTACGCAGTCTGGCGCGAAAAAGCCGCCCGCCGCCCCGCGATCAGAGCCGCCTTGCAGTGCTTGCTAGCGGCACCCTCGGCGTCAGGCCGCTAG